The sequence AGGGCGATCTCGAGAACTGTCTTGTAGATCCTGCGGAACTCCATGTGATCTTGAGCAAGCTTCTTGATGATCTCAAGTTCAAGCGCTCTGTGCTGCTCATCGCTAATGTTCAAGTGCTTCCTGAGTTCCTCAACGAGGAACCTTTCTGTAGCGGTAACCTTGCCGTCATGCCAGGCCGTGTGAAGAACCCTCTTATAGATATCGGTGTCCTGCTCCTTCTCCTCAAGGGCCTGCCTCTTCCTAGACTCAACGGTCTCAAGAACGGAGATATCGAGCACGCCACCGACTATGGCCTCGCGCACTATATCGCATAGCGTTACGTGGATAGAAGTGGCATCATCTATGTCACTGACCTTCATCTCTCCTATCTTGCCGTTCTGCTTCACAGGAACGAGCTCGTCGCCAACCCTCTTCCTTAGCGCCATGGCCCTCGGGTAGCCGTTGGTGGACAGATAGTAGCCGTTCATCCTCTGCTTCATGCCTTGTATGTGTGCTTTCCTCTCAATGATCAAGCCTTCGTCGATGAGGTCACTGAGGTACTGTGAGAGATGCTTCCGCTGGATTCCAGTGCCATAGGCGATCGACCGCTGAATCAGGTCTGCAGGAAGCTCGAACCTGTTCTCAACATCTCGGAAGTCGGTCAGATACAGCAGAATCCTTTCTTTGCTCGTAAGCGCAGTCAATGAATCTAGGGTCATCCGAGACCGAATCCCCGTAACTTGTATATTGCGCTTTTCTGAGAAAACGGACAAAATCATAAAAGAGATAAGTCAAGGAGTCAATCATGCATGCCGAATACATGATAGATCGGAGAGCCCTTTGGTTCCTTGGAGTCCTCCTGATCGGCGCATTCACCGTCATAGGCATCATGCTCATGCTCTCGGGCTGAATCGCCCTTGCACGTTCAGCAACGAGAGGTCATTTCTGAGCAGTTCCGAAAAGGACCATCCGGTGCACGAATTTCGACGCAAGTTGGAATTATATTCGCATAATATTATATGTGCACATACTATTATAGACTGTTGATGCAGGCACCAATAGCAGTCATGGCCAGTATGCATCATTGAGTCCCGACCCAAGGCGTTTTTGCACTGACCGTGGTTAAACTATTGATTATTATAATATTATTGTTATACGAACGGATGGTAACGGGCAAACCCTCTTATAATCTAGGCGCCTCAGTCTAACCGATAAGTATGTTCGCGCACACCTGCAACGGATTGGATTGTGCCCCGATAGATAGCGGGCTAGCGCGAGCATCCTGCAAGTGATCGGCGAACTCTGCGTGAGCGGACTGAGCCGAGATTTCACTTTTGTGGAGGTGGATGCAATGCGAGCTACAAGACTCTGGAACACATACAGGCGCGTACGCCTGGAGAAGACCCTCTTAACCGTCCCAAGGACGGAGAGGAGGGCCATAAGAGCCTACGTCGCAGGCAAGCGCGTGAAGTAGGCCACCAAACCCTTTTCGATTTGATTTTTTTGGTGCAGGGCGTGGCGTGAGCAATCAATATCATAGTGGCGACCAACCACGTTCGCGCCAACGCTTGAACATCTTCTTGATCACGCCAATCAGTGTATCTGGATAGGTCACCGGGTCCTTCAGTCTGAAGAACCAGACTGCACATGCAGCTCTCCCCAAGGCGGAAACGGCATAGACCGCACCGAGACCGAGGACCCAGTCACCTCCATAATAGTTCACGAAGTACCATGCCAGGTACCCACCGATAATCGATCCGATGAATGTGGCTATGCCTAAGATTGTGTTGTAAACGGCGAAGTACTCGCCCTTCTTCTCGTCAGGGGCCACGTCGAGTATGTAAGCGAAAAAAGCGACGTTGGCCATTGCGTTGGCGAAGCCGAGGAATAGATTGAGCGCGTAGATGTGCCACACCTGTGTTGCGAGCGCCGTAACGATTGGAACCGATATGAATGCGAACCTCGAGATAAGGATCTGGGGCATCGGGCCGATCACATCCAGGAGCTTCCCGACCTTCGTCTGAAAGAAGAGGGTCGAGCCCGTGGAAATGACGATCATGATACCAATCTCGAACGCGGTTGCATGGAGTACCCACACATACGTAAGGATGAGTATTGGCCAGATGATGGACATGATGAAGTTGAAGGTTGTGTTGAGGACGACGAGGTTCCTGAAGTTCCTGTTCTCGGAGAGGTCAGAGATGAAGACGAAAGACCTGAGGCTGAATTTGAAGAGCGTCTTTGGGGAGGCAAACATACGCCTCTTCTGCTCCATTATCTCGAACAGTATGAGCGAGCCTGTGATGCCACTGATCCCGGCGATGAAGAACGGGACCGCAAACCGCTCGAATGTGGTGCCCGCGTCCGGTATGACAGCGCCTGCGAAAAGGGTACCGATAAGGCTGGCCAATGATGAAGCCGCGAAGAACCTCCCCATTGTGGAGCCCCTATTCTTGACTGTGGTGACATCCCCCACCAGGGCGGACCAGGTCGGGATCATCATTGAGCCGATGAACATCTGTATGGCCACGAGGATGATGAGCTGCCACGCATTCATCGCTCCCATCATGAAGAAGTAGAGTGCGAACGACATCACTCCGCCGATGATGAGAAACGGTATCCTTCTCCCGAAGAAGTCGCTCAGCTTCCCCCAAGGGACCTGCATGACGGCTGGAAAGAGGTTGGTGAAAGCCTGGAGCCAGCCGAGCTCGGGGGGAGTGGCACCTAGTCCAAGAGCAAGAAAAGGGACGTAAGGGTCTGCCATGCCCTTCCCAAGGTTCACCCCAATTTGGTTGGAGGTCATCTTGGAGACGATGTTGGCCCGTGGATCCTTGCGGCCCTCACCACGTACCGCATCCACTGGACTCAATAGAAGCGCACCCCTCGAACTGGGAATCGTGGCAGAGAACTATATTTCACTTTCGGGTGGAGCCACTCTAGAACGATTCTACGCTCAATTCCCGATGCCAGATAGGAGGGAAATCGCTTCGAGGTCGGCATGCTGGAAATCATCCAAAAGACTATATATTAACACGAGCCGATACAGGGATGGTGGGAAATTTGACAAAGGCCTACTGTGTTAAGTGCAA is a genomic window of Candidatus Thermoplasmatota archaeon containing:
- a CDS encoding TerB family tellurite resistance protein, whose product is MTLDSLTALTSKERILLYLTDFRDVENRFELPADLIQRSIAYGTGIQRKHLSQYLSDLIDEGLIIERKAHIQGMKQRMNGYYLSTNGYPRAMALRKRVGDELVPVKQNGKIGEMKVSDIDDATSIHVTLCDIVREAIVGGVLDISVLETVESRKRQALEEKEQDTDIYKRVLHTAWHDGKVTATERFLVEELRKHLNISDEQHRALELEIIKKLAQDHMEFRRIYKTVLEIALTDGVISGPEEAILENLRKLMRLSRTEHEEMLQEVELSFCGPPGCDKDLLKEAMRMVRKQRDE
- a CDS encoding MFS transporter; translation: MSPVDAVRGEGRKDPRANIVSKMTSNQIGVNLGKGMADPYVPFLALGLGATPPELGWLQAFTNLFPAVMQVPWGKLSDFFGRRIPFLIIGGVMSFALYFFMMGAMNAWQLIILVAIQMFIGSMMIPTWSALVGDVTTVKNRGSTMGRFFAASSLASLIGTLFAGAVIPDAGTTFERFAVPFFIAGISGITGSLILFEIMEQKRRMFASPKTLFKFSLRSFVFISDLSENRNFRNLVVLNTTFNFIMSIIWPILILTYVWVLHATAFEIGIMIVISTGSTLFFQTKVGKLLDVIGPMPQILISRFAFISVPIVTALATQVWHIYALNLFLGFANAMANVAFFAYILDVAPDEKKGEYFAVYNTILGIATFIGSIIGGYLAWYFVNYYGGDWVLGLGAVYAVSALGRAACAVWFFRLKDPVTYPDTLIGVIKKMFKRWRERGWSPL